The Candidatus Bathyarchaeota archaeon genome includes the window GAGTGTTCTTGAAAGGCTGAGGGGGAAATACACTCTGATAGTCACCTCAAACACGATGAGAGAGTTTCTTGAGGTTCAGCTTCTAGACCTGAGGCCTCTTTTCACCCGGATCTTCTCAGCCCCATCAGACTTCGGGGAGGTTAAAAAGTCACCGGAGGTCTATAGAAGGATATGCTGGGAGTTAGATGTTAGACCCGAGGCTATGGCCCATGTCGGCGACCATCCCATATTCGACTATGAAGTTCCAAAGACATTAGGGATTAAGGCCTACCACCTGGACCGGGATTATAAATCAAGAGGAGAACACGTAGTTCACGACCTAGAAGATTTCGAGAACAGAATAGAACGTTTGAATCAAGCGTCTATTTGCGCTGAAGGAAGATAGAACCCCATACTTGTTGAGAAGAGCCCTGAGGAGCAGCCTATGATCTTACTCAATTCCAAGTTGCCTGTGGTGAGAATGATCTATGTCAAGTTAAGCCATATTGCAACACAAGGAGTTAAAGCCTTATTCTTCACAACAACCTCCATATCTTAATATCTTAAGG containing:
- a CDS encoding HAD family hydrolase, producing MGRLRVLSFDAEGTLVDPYFSHLIWEIDIPRLYAEQRGLSFEEAREQVYREYREVGEERVEWYDIGYWFRRLGLRDDWKWILDCRRNACRLYPEVRSVLERLRGKYTLIVTSNTMREFLEVQLLDLRPLFTRIFSAPSDFGEVKKSPEVYRRICWELDVRPEAMAHVGDHPIFDYEVPKTLGIKAYHLDRDYKSRGEHVVHDLEDFENRIERLNQASICAEGR